In Cryptococcus gattii WM276 chromosome N, complete sequence, a single window of DNA contains:
- a CDS encoding Deacetylase, putative (Similar to TIGR gene model, INSD accession AAW47023.1): MKFITTLFTVLAILSSASASPTVKKRATVETIDNCSQQGTVALTFDDGPYNYEAQVASALDGGKGTFFLNGANYACIYDKADSIRALYDAGHTLGSHTWSHADLTQLDESGINDELSKVEDAFVKILGVKPLYFRPPYGNINDNVLNVLSQRGYTKVFLWSDDTGDANGESVSYSEGVLDKVIQDYPNPHLVLEHSPIETTSSQVLPYAVPKLKSAGYQLVTVGECLGTNESPYEFVGCPGERDSSWQC, from the exons ATGAAGTTCATCACTACCCTCTTTACCGTCCTTGCAATCCTCTCAAGTGCCTCTGCTTCTCCCACCGTGAAAAAACGTGCGACTGTTGAA ACCATCGATAACTGTAGTCAGCAGGGCACTGTGGCTCTGACTTTTGATG ATGGGCCTTACAACTACGAAGCCCAAGTTGCCTCTGCCCTCGACGGTGGTAAGGGTactttcttcctcaac GGTGCGAACTATGCCTGCATCTACGACAAAGCGGATTCAATCAGGGCTTTGTATGATGCCGGTCACACTCTTGGTTCCCACACTTGGTCTCACGCCGACCTCACCCAGTTGGATGAATCCGGGATCAACGACG AGCTATCTAAGGTCGAAGATGCCTTTGTCAAGATCCTTGGTGTCAAGCCCCTCTATTTTAGACCTCCTTACGGTAACATCAACGACAACGTCTTGAATGTCCTCAGTCAAAGGGGCTACACGA AGGTATTCTTGTGGTCCGATGACACTGGAGATGCAAATGGAGAGTCGGTTAGTTATTCCGAGGGGGTATTGGACAAGGTTATCC AGGATTATCCTAACCCTCACCTTGTCCTTGAACACTCTCCCATCGAGACGACCTCCTCCCAAGTTCTCCCTTACGCCGTACCCAAGCTCAAGAGCGCCGGCTACCAACTGGTTACTGTCGGTGAATGCCTCGGCACCAATGAATCTCCTTACGAGTTTGTCGGCTGCCCTGGAGAGAGGGATAGCTCTTGGCAGTGCTAA
- a CDS encoding Hypothetical Protein (Similar to TIGR gene model, INSD accession AAW47026.1) gives MSTHSHVDLVRALESIDQNVLHNDTLSSHEHTHHDHHDHITTIGHDHEASGRQEDLSEWTREELQAEIVKLRQMAGIANDGSMTAEMLPTSAEGSADPSSRENSLATLSAEGNNSKGKRKRKSPSNDVTMRKVQKRHSETGKRLEKKRRTELAKVIRNKMRSSVGMEFNNSPVPQPMANLSDEERGFTPFVPEWRNMLNEDNLAWVDKISKSVQEEAINGLHPQIPEADLIPEIVHGIACTAFTNLCKRFINENSSDGMDRRERYIKKRRRWARKDLKQKRRSRSAASPSISLSLPTSLPASALHIDYMSSEYSSSGDDEPDVHPHIRQMQKVKWREMVEEAQRDVRVAGGTGRSGWKAGHGPKVLEVRKPKWRSQQLNEIYARLDAHADAYADIRATGTRPASSSQSTSAIPRAGHVAPSHNRFCLPPELGRRGKAPRDLGEGWMWVTGVVGVWPEETELGVQMETEGAGDEVGRVVGVGVDDAERGQGENEKGAGGEEMEVGTGVVNEMAEVTLAQMGQWGTSEEVMDEADRLGLVSALDGL, from the exons ATGTCCACCCACTCGCATGTTGATCTCGTTAGGGCGCTTGAGAGCATCGACCAGAATGTCCTTCATAACGATACTCTCTCCTCCCATGAACACACCCATCACGATCATCACGACCACATCACCACAATTGGGCATGACCATGAAGCATCCGGGCGGCAAGAAGACCTTTCAGAGTGGACGCGAGAAGAATTGCAAGCTGAGATTGTCAAGCTACGACAAATGGCAGGGATTGCCAACGATGGCAGTATGACGGCCGAAATGCTGCCTACATCTGCTGAAGGGTCGGCTGACCCTTCTTCACGAGAGAACTCGCTCGCAACGTTGTCGGCTGAGGGGAATAACTCTAAGGGCAAGAGAAAGCGCAAATCCCCATCAAATGATGTCACGATGAGAAAGGTACAGAAAAGGCATTCAGAGACGGGGAAGAGGctcgagaagaagaggagaacGGAGCTGGCAAAAGTAATCCGCAACAAG ATGCGCTCTTCGGTAGGCATGGAGTTCAACAACAGTCCGGTGCCCCAGCCAATGGCCAATCTTTCAGATGAGGAGAGAGGATTTACACCTTTCGTGCCCGAGTGGAGAAACATGCTTAACGAAGATAATCTTGCG TGGGTGGACAAAATTTCCAAAAGTGTGCAAGAAGAGGCTATCAATGGCCTTCATCCCCAGATCCCGGAAGCTGATCTCATACCGGAGATCGTACAT GGCATCGCATGTACAGCCTTCACCAACCTTTGCAAGCGTTTCATCAATGAGAATTCATCTGATGGGATGGACAGGAGGGAACGATATATTAAGAAGCGTCGTCGATGGGCACGGAAAGATCTCAAACAAAAACGCCGTTCCCGATCAGCCGCTTCCccatccatctctctttccctcccaACCTCTTTACCTGCATCAGCTCTACATATCGACTACATGTCGTCAGAatattcttcttctggagatgatgagccTGACGTTCATCCACATATCAGGCAGATGCAAAAAGTTAAATGGAGAGAGATGGTCGAAGAAGCACAGAGGGATGTGAGGGTTGCGGGGGGAACGGGGAGAAGTGGGTGGAAAGCCGGACATGGGCCAAAGGTGCTGGAAGTTCGAAAACCGAAGTGGCGAAGTCAACAA CTGAACGAAATATACGCTCGACTAGATGCTCATGCAGACGCATACGCCGACATACGGGCAACGGGCACCCGCCCCGCCTCGTCTTCCCAATCCACCTCTGCAATTCCTCGAGCGGGCCACGTCGCTCCTTCGCATAACCGATTTTGTCTCCCTCCCGAGCTTGGTAGACGGGGGAAAGCTCCTCGAGATTTGGGGGAGGGCTGGATGTGGGTTACGGGCGTTGTAGGCGTTTGGCCTGAGGAGACGGAGCTCGGGGTGCAAATGGAGACGGAAGGAGCTGGGGACGAAGTCGGCCGTGTTGTTGGGGTTGGGGTTGATGATGCGGAAAGGGGACAGGGTGAGAATGAAAAAGGCGCCGGGGGcgaggagatggaggttGGAACAGGGGTGGTGAATGAGATGGCCGAGGTGACGCTTGCGCAGATGGGGCAATGGGGCACGAGCGAAGAAGTGATGGACGAAGCGGATAGACTGGGGTTGGTCAGTGCTCTTGATGGGTTGTAA
- a CDS encoding Sugar transporter, putative (Similar to TIGR gene model, INSD accession AAW47020.1) encodes MRSSIIFCFFAAFGGWVFGYDIGYISGCLIMPDFIQYMGEQDPTTGEWILSSQRQSIITSLLSAGTFFGALLQSLTSDRLGRRRSIIFWSTIFSIGIIIQVASFGLAQITVGRFIAGLGVGALSAIVPLYVGEAAPKKLRGTLLVLYQVQIASGLFLAYIVDLGTHHLKSSASWRIPIGLQLIWGAFLIVGGLLLPESPRLLLGRGDEQGALKAVARLNDCKADDPLARDVIKDLEEAIREENEGGKAGWLECFSTRSMMWKRTLNGCMVQFLQQLNGQNFYYYYGPVFFESAQVPLSAYSIQAILGGISLATVIPAMWTIEHVGRRKSLLIGAAIQAACALIAGLVGHYYTDVAGVIESMVKTGGNVLIAFAVIHVSMYSLFWGPTPWVILGETYPLRVRPKAIALAASVNWLWNFLLSYFSPLIADDIGPLILLIFFGCLVFAFFYIFFMLPETRGITLEEVDELYRSKVPAWQSNSWKPSSHHAALDALEGESRKPIEGSAQAPNTLDENKPADEHIENAPVAKAKIGKEMGVGGEGIV; translated from the exons ATGAGGAGCTCGATCATCTTCTGTTTTTTTGCTGCCT TTGGCGGCTGGGTATTTGGTTACGAT ATTGGATACATCTCAGGATGTCTAATCATG CCCGACTTCATTCAATACATGGGAGAACAAGATCCCACGACAGGCGAATGGATTCTCTCCTCGCAACGGCAAAGTATCATCACCTCTTTGCTGTCCGCTGGTACATTCTTTGGCGCTCTTCTGCAAA GTTTAACCAGTGACAGATTAGGTAGAAGAAGGTCGATCATCTTTTGGTCCACTATT TTCTCTATTGGAATAATTATTCAAGTAGCCTCTTTCGGTCTTGCTCAGATCACTGTCGG TCGATTCATAGCCGGTCTCGGTGTCGGTGCGCTCTCAGCTATTGTCCCGCTTTACGTAGGAGAAGCAGCCCCCAAGAAACTGCGAGGTACTCTTCTCGTGTTGTACCAAGTCCAGATCGCATCCGGTCTCTTCTTGGCCTACATCGTCGACCTTGGAAC ACACCACCTCAAGTCCTCAGCTTCATGGCGTATCCCTATTGGTCTTCAGCTTATTTGGGGTGCATTCCTCATTGTCGGCGGCTTACTCCTCCCCGAATCACCACGTCTTCTGCTCGGTAGAGGTGACGAACAAGGTGCACTTAAGGCTGTCGCGAGATTAAATGACTGTAAAGCGGACGACCCCTTGGCGAGAGATGTTATAAAGGATTTGGAAGAAGCCATCAGGGAAGAGAATGAGGGCGGAAAGGCAGGCTGGTTAGAGTGTTTCAGTACGAGGAGTATGA TGTGGAAGAGAACTCTGAACGGTTGCATGGTACAATTCTTGCAGCAACTCAATGGACA AAACTTCTACTACTAT TACGGCCCTGTATTTTTTGAGAGTGCTCAGGTCCCTCTTTCTGCGTATT CTATTCAAGCCATTCTCGGAGGTATCTCCCTCGCCACAGTCATCCCCGCCATGTGGACAATCGAGCATGTTGGACGACGTAAATCGCTTCTCATCGGCGCTGCTATTCAAGCTGCCTGTGCCCTCATTGCCGGCTTGGTTGGACATTACTACACCGATGTGGCGGGTGTAATCGAATCCATGGTCAAGACGGGTGGTAACGTCTTGATTGCGTTTGCTGTCATTCATGTTTCAATGTATAGTTTGTTCTGGGGACCTACACCTT GGGTCATCCTTGGCGAAACTTATCCTCTCCGTGTTCGACCAAAGGCGATTGCCCTTGCTG CTTCTGTCAACTGGCTTTGGAatttccttctctcttACTTCTCGCCTTTGATTGCTGATGATATTGGCCCTCT TATCCTTCTAATCTTCTTCGGATGCCTTgtcttcgccttcttctATATATTCTTCATGCTTCCAGAG ACTCGAGGA ATTACCCTCGAAGAAGTCGACGAGCTCTACCGATCCAAAGTACCCGCATGGCAGTCCAATAGCTGGAAGCCTTCATCCCACCACGCAGCTCTCGACGCCCTTGAGGGCGAGAGCCGAAAACCAATTGAAGGGTCTGCTCAGGCTCCTAACACGCTTGATGAGAACAAGCCTGCGGATGAGCATATCGAGAATGCGCCTGTGGCTAAGGCTAAGATTGGGAAGGAAATGGGAGTAGGGGGGGAAGGTATTGTTTAA
- a CDS encoding Hypothetical protein (Similar to TIGR gene model, INSD accession AAW47012.1; CNN00210): MRARVLPSVISTIDTFNKPDFRPVTALKGLFDTPPTRGRTKATHKARSSKPLLRSTVTSPVSIPYLIRSSGFSPAQTIYNHLLSNPLPSSPSTSDIIQRQKLYSNLISTLLSSNSDIALSIIPDLLRRSFEERVPITSTTLTQILHHSLPSSDLSVRLSTVRNILPLLPDRLDIPLLDTLLRAFIRDGAPDAHHVHSIITECLALENVGKDKGTGKSGWPWELWDVGMAAYVPKGDFRGAMEMLEEIKAAVQACLDGPSSSASPPTLSARQKECLLRVYTTVLNTWRISTSIRSQSQSHTRSKSTVPRELAEQLISFVGEPEGQAGIMFLNAWLRAERETENWELVAGIVETMMNLSQELDHQTWTTIFNLYTTPASLPPLRLAVHHLLHQLPSDIWPPLFDPNTNSKGDSSFPNPNRPLHFSLLTTDVITAIIRAVFYPAGMSIEEASAKDGLDLPLAVLILRLTSSTPDRKLIDLLSSCIFHTAQTLSPLLTKLPLLSSPSASSSLSSQSIISALSRPSSSRLKLKGKGKGRWVRLGMNKDDWDLVTGVVHRLRMVEKVDQVRAEVEEGERMEVVHLPLSMPIARLVTHSSPTSPSQPATPKDEEAKSLSPSADLSTTSLTHHSPSPSNSDSISTTPETRQSITALILPQLIKLLEALVMVMHQCRAISQDPKEKEGQMSKDEKEILKEVMREVNGEVMYPSRRERRIMKRERLSR; this comes from the coding sequence ATGAGAGCCAGGGTACTTCCATCTGTAATTTCGACGATAGATACGTTCAATAAGCCCGACTTCCGACCCGTTACAGCCCTCAAAGGCTTATTCGACACACCTCCAACTCGTGGTCGCACAAAGGCAACTCACAAGGCAAGGTCCAGTAAACCACTCCTGAGAAGCACGGTCACCAGTCCAGTATCTATTCCATACCTAATTCGTAGCTCGGGCTTCTCCCCTGCCCAAACCATTTATAatcatcttctctcaaATCCGCTTCCATCGTCGCCTTCGACGTCCGACATTATCCAGCGCCAAAAACTGTATTCCAACCTCATCTCAACCTTGTTATCTAGTAATAGCGATATCGCATTATCTATCATACCTGACTTACTGCGACGGTCTTTTGAAGAAAGGGTACCTATCACAAGCACCACCCTCACCCAAATCTTACACCATTCTCTCCCGTCATCCGATCTATCTGTCCGCCTCTCCACCGTCCGCAAtatccttcctctcctccccGATCGACTTGATATACCATTACTTGATACGCTTCTACGTGCTTTTATTCGTGACGGTGCGCCAGACGCTCATCACGTGCACTCTATCATCACTGAATGTTTGGCGCTGGAAAATGTAGGTAAGGACAAAGGGACTGGGAAGAGTGGGTGGCCTTGGGAGTTGTGGGATGTCGGTATGGCTGCATATGTACCAAAAGGAGATTTCAGAGGTGCGATGGAAATGTTGGAAGAAATCAAGGCGGCTGTACAAGCCTGCCTAGACGGCCCATCCTCGTCGGCCAGCCCCCCCACTCTATCCGCTCGTCAGAAAGAATGTCTCTTGAGGGTATATACTACAGTCCTCAATACCTGGCGTATTAGTACCTCTATCCGTTCTCAGTCTCAAAGCCACACGAGATCAAAGTCGACAGTCCCAAGAGAGCTTGCGGAGCAGTTGATATCGTTTGTTGGCGAGCCAGAGGGACAGGCGGGGATAATGTTCTTAAATGCGTGGTTAAGAGCGGAGAGGGAGACAGAGAATTGGGAGTTGGTCGCGGGGATTGTGGAGACGATGATGAATTTATCGCAAGAGTTGGACCATCAAACGTGGACGACGATATTTAATCTCTACACTACGCCCGCATCTCTCCCACCTTTACGCCTTGCTGTCCACCATTTACTCCATCAGTTACCTTCTGATATCTGGCCGCCGCTCTTTGATCCAAATACCAATTCAAAAGGTGACAGCTCATTCCCCAACCCCAACAGGCCGTTACATTTCTCTCTCCTAACTACCGATGTCATCACCGCCATCATCCGAGCGGTGTTCTATCCTGCCGGTATGTCTATCGAAGAAGCAAGTGCGAAGGACGGGCTTGACTTGCCCCTTGCGGTACTCATACTCCGATTAACCTCGTCCACCCCGGACCGCAAACTCATCGATCTTCTGTCGTCATGTATCTTCCACACTGCCCAAACGCTTTCTCCATTGCTCACCAAACTCCCACTTTTGTCATCACCATCGGCCTCATCGTCATTGTCTTCTCAATCCATCATCTCTGCCCTTTCCCGTCCGTCTTCCTCAAGATTGAAATTgaagggaaaagggaaaggtAGATGGGTGAGGCTAGGAATGAATAAGGATGATTGGGATTTGGTGACAGGAGTTGTACACCGCTTGAGGATGGTAGAAAAAGTGGACCAGGTTAGGGCCGAAGTtgaggagggagagaggatggaagTGGTGCATTTACCGCTTTCGATGCCCATCGCTCGACTCGTTACCCATTCCTCCCCCACTTCACCTTCTCAACCCGCCACACCTAAAGACGAGGAGGCAAAATCCTTAAGTCCCTCTGCCGACTTGAGCACCACGTCGCTCACCCATCACTCGCCCTCACCATCCAACTCTGATTCTATTTCCACTACTCCAGAGACACGCCAGTCGATAACTGCTCTCATCCTTCCCCAGCTTATCAAGCTGCTTGAGGCACTTGTCATGGTTATGCATCAGTGTCGTGCTATTTCTCAGGACCCcaaagaaaaggagggGCAGATGTCGAAGGATGAAAAAGAGATTTTGAAGGAAGTGATGCGGGAGGTGAATGGAGAGGTCATGTATCCTTcgaggagggagagaaggatTATGAAGCGTGAGCGACTGTCTCGATGA
- a CDS encoding Hypothetical Protein (Similar to TIGR gene model, INSD accession AAW47018.1): protein MDEEMDVYSSDPYSSSGYYSYYRSRFNPEPVERPPPITDYNIRFVEGSGSSRGKCIDLVFILDCTGSMQKYINSVRDHIIGICDMIRGEEGLNGPDDLRVAVVNYRDHPPQDSTYVYKFHPFTSDIPDVQNYLKGLTASGGGDGPEAVTAAMAATLTELEWRREAARMAVLVADAPPHGIGEGGDQFKQGDPDGHDPLVIARMMAQNGITMFMRRGSSSVSLYNLETPRLRAHICDRELHERLLLRNEQTKQVRLPEVYVPHENAKKNVSTWMNATYIGDAVPNILAVPGKRLTDKFRKQNYAAGFTYTPGGRLPPRRTSVTPSATSTAVPPTASSPIHSSPPASSFPASSPPRRIVSDFKPFGAPASDKLSVFGAPMLSTPGPGGGMFGSMGRTPGAIGGMRDTKVDEDDEDEDEEGARLRKDAISLDQARRIATQAVFRAGRF, encoded by the exons ATGGACGAAGAAATGGACGTTTACTCTTCCGATCCGTACTCCTCTTCTGGATACTACTCCTATTATCGCTCTCGATTCAACCCTGAACCAGTGGAGAGGCCCCCTCCTATCACGGACTACAACATTCGGTTTGTTGAGGGAAGCGGATCGAGTCGTGGAAAATGCAT AGACCTCGTGTTCATCCTTGACTGCACTGGATCCATGCAGAAGTACATCAACTCAGTCAGAGATCACATTATTGGGATCTGCGATATGATCAGAGGCGAAGAGGGATTGAATGGACCAGATGATCTTCGAGTAGCT GTTGTCAACTATCGAGACCATCCTCCTCAGGATAGTACTTATGTGTACAAGTTCCACCCGTTTACTTCTGACATCCCGGACGTTCAGAATTACCTCAAAGGTTTGACTG CGTCTGGTGGTGGAGATGGGCCTGAAGCGGTCACGGCAGCAATGGCGGCAACTCTCACTGAGCTTGagtggagaagagaagcGGCAAGGATGGCGGTGCTCGTGGCGGATGCCCCACCCCACGGCATTGGAGAGGGTGGTGACCAATTCAAGCAGGGTGACCCCGACG GGCATGACCCATTGGTAATTGCGCGAATGATGGCTCAGAACGGTATTACTATG TTCATG CGTCGAGGAAGTAGCTCAGTAAGTCTTTATAACTTGGAGACCCCAAGACTGAGAGCTCATATCTGTGACAGAGAATTGCACGAGCGTTTGTTGCTGCGTAATGAGCAAACCAAGCAAGTGCGTCTGCCAGAGGTTTATGTCCCACATGAAAATGCAAAGAAGAACGTGTCGACGTGGATGAACGCCACATACATCGGCGATGCTGTGCCCAATATCCTCGCT GTACCCGGCAAGAGGCTCACAGACAAATTTCGTAAACAAAACTACGCTGCCGGCTTCACATATACACCTGGTGGCCGTCTTCCCCCGCGCCGCACATCTGTCACCCCATCAGCAACGTCCACCGCCGTCCCTCCTACAGCTTCCTCCCCTATCCACTCTTCCCCTCCAGCGTCCTCGTTTCCCGCCTCTTCCCCTCCCAGACGAATTGTCAGTGACTTCAAACCTTTTGGAGCGCCCGCCTCGGACAAACTCAGTGTCTTTGGCGCGCCGATGCTTTCTACTCCCGGTCCGGGCGGTGGGATGTTTGGCTCCATGGGGAGGACACCGGGTGCGATCGGGGGTATGAGAGACACGAAggtggatgaagatgatgaagatgaagatgaggaagggGCAAGGCTTAGGAAGGATGCGATTAGTTTAGATCAG GCGAGGAGAATCGCTACTCAAGCTGTTTTCCGAGCCGGCAGGTTCTAA
- a CDS encoding RNA binding protein, putative (Similar to TIGR gene model, INSD accession AAW47016.1): MAELQAPPPATAPEQTQSPPAEQTPAENGDGEVKTEEGAKQADEEEEEDPNRVPDNACETLYLQNLNEKVRIPVMKETLYNLFKPYRPLQPIIAHHNIRMRGQAFISFPDIESANEARKDVNEFPLYGKSVQIKFAKGLSDSIVKRKGDEKEFEEHTRRRLEEKKLKRKNNPLRQKAQEKLRADTTAGTTGPAAKKQRLQMPDEYLPPNSVLFVQNLPDGTTSEDLREVFEVHPGLIEIRTIPAKKDIAFVEFADEGAATVAKDALHNFKIDGETKMKVNVLLSSC, from the exons ATGGCTGAACTACAAGCTCCCCCTCCAGCGACCGCCCCAGAACAAACACAATCGCCTCCTGCAGAGCAAACACCAGCAGAaaatggagatggagaagtGAAGACGGAGGAAGGGGCTAAGCAAGcagacgaagaggaagaggaagaccCCAACAGAGTTCCTGACAATGCTTGTGAAACGCTTTATCTTCAGAATTTGAACGAGAAGGTTCGGATACCAG TGATGAAAGAAACTTTGTATAACCTTTTCAAGCCTTATCGTCCTTTACAACCGATCATTGCCCACCATAACATTCGTATGCGAGGACAAGCATTTATTTCTTTCCCGGATATCGAAAGTGCAAATGAGGCGAGGAAGGATGTCAATGAGTTTCCATTGTACGGGAAGTCTGTC CAAATAAAGTTTGCTAAGGGTTTGTCTGATAGCATTGTGAAGCGCAAGGGAGATGAAAAAGAGTTTGAGGAGCACACCAGGAGAAGATTAGAAGAGAAGA AGCTTAAACGAAAGAACAACCCTCTCCGCCAGAAAGCTCAAGAGAAACTCCGCGCCGACACCACCGCGGGCACCACCGGTCCAGCTGCCAAGAAACAACGTCTCCAAATGCCCGACGAGTACCTCCCTCCCAACTCCGTCTTATTCGTTCAAAATCTTCCCGATGGTACTACGTCTGAAGATCTCCGAGAAGTATTCGAGGTCCATCCCGGTTTGATTGAGATTAGGACTATTCCTGCGAAGAAGGATATTGCGTTTGTGGAGTTTGCGGATGAAGGGGCGGCTACAGTTGCAAAGGATGCGTTGCACAACTTTAAGATTGATGGTgagacgaagatgaaggtAAATGTGCTTTTATCTTCATGTTAG
- a CDS encoding Glutathione peroxidase, putative (Similar to TIGR gene model, INSD accession AAW47014.1): MSDIYSYSVEFPKSTLPLSELKGKTLLFVNVASKCGLTPQYKDLQALHEKYGDKGLAIIGFPCNQFKAQEPGTDDEVLQFCQLNYGVTFPIAKKGDVNGENTQPIWKYLKENAEPPVSEIDWNFSKFLVKDGKITWFPARSTKVSDVEAAL; encoded by the exons ATGTCCGACATTTACTCTTACTCT GTTGAATTTCCCAAGTCCACCCTTCCCCTTAGTGAACTGAAGGGCAAGACTCTCTTGTTCGTCAACGTTGCTAGCAAGTGTG GTTTGACTCCTCAGTACAAGGATCTTCAAGCCTTGCACGAGAAGTATGGGGACAAGGGCTTGGCAATCATTGGTTTCCCTTGCAACCAG TTTAAGGCTCAGGAGCCTGGGACTGACGATGAGGTTCTTCAATTCTGTCAACTCAACTATGGAGTGACTTTCCCTATCGCCAAGAAG GGCGATGTCAATGGTGAAAACACTCAGCCTATCTGGAAATATCTCAAAGAGAACGCCGAACCTCCTGTCTCTGAAATCGATTGG AACTTTTCCAAATTCCTTGTcaaggatggaaagatTACCTGGTTCCCTGCTCGGAGCACTAAGGTT AGCGATGTTGAGGCTGCTCTTTAA
- a CDS encoding uncharacterized protein (Similar to TIGR gene model, INSD accession AAW47028.1): MTLTQSKFVDPNELRAAFCSALSDMYRQEVPLYGDLVSLVDEVNSKVTTASPGLWEVGDRLRVERHGAIRLGKPAELAMIARFFRQLGMFPVGYYDLSTSGVPVHATAFRPVTPESLEIHPFRVFTSLLRPELIIDKQLRAEVEEILEARDIFHPAVKALVAKAEEQGGVLPEEAKELVEKALETFKWHERALVTHDVYERMKRMHPLLADIAGFRGPHINHLTPRVLDIDMVQRMMSERGIPPKRTIEGPPKRICPILLRQTSFQALTEPILFAGASPGATSNGKHRARFGEIESRGCALTPKGHELYQQLMSQVGSLTPTDDNDKWQARLSSIFIAFPDSWEVLRSEKLAYFKYKVAHLPFSPVEPKSLEQLIQAGMVTFVPIVYEDFLPASAAGIFQSNLGEHEKQTVEGEGDEKEALEEYVGGKIWDYFALYEKMEKESLEEVKRLTSCTLE; encoded by the exons ATGACGCTCACCCAGTCCAAGTTTGTTGATCCTAATGAGCTCCGCGCAGCTTTCTGCTCTGCCCTCTCAGATATGTACAGGCAGGAAGTTCCTCTTTACGGCGACCTTGTATCCCTTGTCGATGAGGTCAACTCTAAAGTGACTACTGCTTCCCCTGGTTTGTGGGAAGTTGGAG ATCGTCTCCGAGTTGAGAGACACGGGGCGATTCGTCTGGGCAAACCCGCCGAACTTGCCATGATCGCTCGTTTCTTTCGTCAACTAGGCATGTTCCCCGTGGGGTACTATGATCTCTCCACTTCAGGTGTTCCCGTCCATGCTACTGCTTTCCGACCCGTCACCCCCGAATCCCTCGAAATACATCCCTTCCGCGTCTTTACCTCTCTCCTTCGACCAGAATTGATCATTGACAAGCAGCTGCGTGCCGAAGTTGAGGAGATTCTCGAAGCAAGGGACATCTTCCACCCTGCTGTCAAGGCGCTCGTTGCTAAGGCTGAAGAACAAGGCGGTGTCTTGCCAGAAGAAGCAAAGGAGCTTGTAGAGAAGGCGCTTGAGACTTTTAAGTGGCATGAACGGGCCTTGGTGACTCATGATGTTTACgagaggatgaagaggatgcACCCGCTTTTAGCCGATATTGCTGGTTTCAGGGGCCCACATATCAACCATCTCACACCACGGGTATTGGATATCGACATGGTTCAGAGAATGATGAGCGAGCGAGG GATCCCTCCTAAACGAACAATTGAAGGTCCACCCAAACGTATTTGCCCTATCCTCCTCCGTCAAACATCATTCCAGGCTCTCACTGAACCCATTCTCTTTGCCGGTGCCTCTCCTGGTGCTACCAGCAACGGCAAACACCGGGCACGATTTGGCGAGATTGAATCGCGCGGGTGTGCTCTTACTCCTAAAG GACACGAGCTTTACCAACAACTCATGTCACAAGTCGGTTCTCTCACTCCGACCGACGATAACGACAAATGGCAAGCCCGTCTCTCCTCCATTTTCATCGCCTTCCCTGATTCTTGGGAGGTCCTGCGCTCCGAGAAACTTGCCTACTTCAAGTACAAAGTCGCCcatcttcccttctccccCGTCGAACCTAAGTCTCTGGAACAACTGATCCAGGCTGGGATGGTCACTTTTGTACCGATTGTTTATGAAGATTTCCTTCCGGCTAGTGCGGCCGGGATCTTCCAGTCGAATTTGGGTGAGCATGAGAAGCAAACTGTGGAAGGGGAAGGTGATGAGAAGGAAGCGCTGGAAGAGTATGTTGGAGGAAAAATCTGGGATTACTTTGCTTTGTAcgaaaagatggagaaagagTCATTAGAAGAGGTGAAGAGATTGACAAGCTGTACTTTAGAGTAG